The region GCGAAACCATCCCTAGTAGAATTATTCAGCGCAAAGTAACATATCTTAAATATAGGTGCTGTCAGTCTAATGCGAACCAGTCTCCAAATTGGCGACCAACGCCAACTTCATGCCGCCAGTTGACGCCACTCGGCCAGCGCGACCGAGCGGTTCTGCTTGTAGACGGAGCGGCTGTTGAGATGTCGGTCGAGGTTGAAGTGATTGAAGGTTGAGGCATGAACAGCGGCGAACTTCTGCAGGGTCTTTATGTCCCGGAATTTCGACATAGCCCCTTCCCGTCTTCGAAAAGGCTGATGTGAGTTTTCGGCCCGGTTGTTCAGCCAGCGACCGCACTCCTGGTCAGCGGCATTCCCAATCACCTTCATCGCCGCCCGGTAAGACTTTAGTCGATCCGTCACAATTATCTTTGGCCGACCGTACCGCTTCATCGCACGTTTGAGAAACCGCAGCGCAGCCTTGCGATTCCGCCGTTTCGTCGCAAACACCTCGAGCACCTCGCCCTCGTGATCAACGGCGCGCCAGAGGTAGTGCGTCTCCCCGTTGATGCGCACAAACACCTCGTCCAGGTGCCAGCGTCAAATCGAATGCGATCGATCATGAACGCGACGTTTCCGGATCTCCGCAGCGAACATCGGACCGAACCGATTCCACCAGAACCGGACTGTCTCGTTGCAAATGTCGATGCCGCGCTCGAACAGTAGATCCTCAACTTGGCGCAGCGACAGCGGGTAGCGCACGTACATCATCACCGTCAGGCGGATGACTTCAGGCGAACTATTGAAATAGCGGAACGGATTTGTCATCCGCGGAGGCTACGGACCGGCCTCTCCAGGCTCAAGCCATATTGGCCTGACACTGCCCAATTGGCGCACCAAGTTCGTCTCTGTCGTTGGTTGCCTCGCGCACTATCGCGCTAACCCACGGAAGTGACGGACGAATTACGACGCGTCTGAAAAACAGAAAGTCGTTGGGTGTCTACGAGAGGTAAAGTGGCGGAGGGAGAGGGATTCGAACCCTCGAAACGGTCGCCCGTTTACACGCTTTCCAAGCGTGCGCCTTCAGCCACTCGGCCACCCCTCCGCACTGGGGCACTGGATAGCCGACCCGACCCACGCTGGCAACCGCCGAGCGCTTTCATAAAATTGAACGGGAGTAAGGCTTGTGTCCGACGCGCCGAGTGCGGTTAAACTTGCCCCAGAGCCTAAACAAGAAAAACGGAAACGCGGGGCCCGCAGGGCCATGATAATTGGCCGAATCATAGGCTGGATATTTCTGATCGCGGCGCTGGCGGTGCTGGCGCGGGATGTGCTCGCGTCGATCGATGCCGGCTCGCTGAGCCTGATCGCCGCCGGCGAGCTTTGGTTCAGTCTGCACCAGACCAGCCTGCAGGTCGCCGAACCCGCGATCGCGCGCCATATTCCCGTGATCGGACCGTGGCTCTGGCATCCCGTGATCTCGACAATCCTGACCTGGCCCGCCCTGTTCGTGTTCGGCGTACCGGGGCTGGTGTTGACGTGGATGTTCCGCGCACGGCGGCGCAAGACCGGGATGTTTACGTAAGTTAGATATTCACTGGATCGTCATGCCCGGACCCGCCCTCGCGCTTTGCGCGTTGGCGGATAAAAACCGGATCCGCGCATCTCACTTACATCAGCCAGTTTTCAGACGAGATGCCCGGATCAAGTCCGGGCATGACGTGACTTAATCTGCGATCTACTCGTCACCCATGCGCAGGGCCTGGATGAAGGCCGACTGGGGAATCTCGACATTCCCGTACTGGCGCATCTTCTTCTTGCCCGCCTTCTGCTTCTCCAGAAGCTTGCGTTTGCGCGTGATGTCGCCGCCGTAACATTTCGACGTCACGTCCTTGCGCATGGCTCCGACCGTCTCACGCGCGATCACCTTGCCGCCGATGGCGGCCTGGAGCGCGACCTTGAACAGCTGGCGCGGCACCAGATCCTTGAGCCGCGTGCACAGATGCCGGCCGCGCCCCTCGGCCTGTTCGCGATGGACCACCATCGACAGGGCATCGACGGTCTCGCCGTTCACCAGGATATCGACCTTTACGAGGTTGCCGTCGCGATAGCCGTCGAGTTCGTAATCGAAGCTCGCATAACCGCGGCTGATGGATTTGAGCCTGTCGTAGAAATCGAACACGACCTCGTTGAGCGGCAGCTTGTACACCGCCATCGCCCGGCCGCCGACATAGGTGAGTTCGACCTGTTCGCCGCGGCGTTCCGTACATAATTGAAGCACCGCGCCGAGATACTCGTCCGGTACCATGATCGAGGCCTTGATCCAGGGCTCGGCGATGGTCTCGATCCGCGTCACATCGGGATAGTCGGACGGGTTGTGGAGCTCGATCTCCTCCCCGTCCGTCAATGTGATGTGATAGACGACCGACGGCGCGGTCGCGATGATTTCCAGATCGAACTCGCGTTCGAGCCGCTGCTGGATAATCTCCATGTGCAGCAGGCCAAGAAAGCCGCAGCGGAAGCCCATGCCCAGCGCGGCGGAGCTCTCGGCCTCATACTCGAAGCTGGCGTCGTTCAGATGCAGGCGGCCCAGCGCCTCGCGCAGATCCTCATACTCCGCCGTGTCGGCTGGATAGAGCGACGAGAACACGACCGGCACCGACGGCTTGAAGCCCGGCAGCGGCGCGGCGGCGGGCGCGCGGTCGTCCGTGATCGTGTCGCCGACATTGCAATCCGCGACCGTCTTGATCTGGGCGGTGATGAAGCCGATCTCGCCCGGGCCGAGCGTGCCGGTCTCCGTGCGCGCCGGGGTGAACACACCCACTCGGTCCACGGGATAGGTCCGCCCGTTCGACATCATGCGGATCTTCTGGCCCTTCTTCAGGGTGCCGTGCTTCACCCGCATCAACGCCACGACCCCCAGATAGGGGTCGTACCAGCTATCGACGAGAAGCGCCTGCAGGTCCGCATCCGCGTCACCCTCGGGCGGCGGCATCTTGGTGACAATCGCCTCCAACACCTCATCGATCCCGAGGCCGGTTTTGGCGGACATCTCGATCGCGTCGGACGCGTCGAGGCCGATGACGTCCTCGATCTGCTGCCGAATCCGATCGGGCTCCGCCGCGGGCAGATCGACCTTGTTGAGTACGGGCACGAGTTCCAGATCCGCTTCGATCGCCAGATAGGCGTTGGCGAGAGTCTGCGCCTCGACCCCCTGGCTGGCGTCGACCACCAGCAGCGCGCCCTCGCACGCCGCGAGCGAGCGCGAGACCTCGTAGGAGAAATCCACATGCCCGGGCGTGTCCATCAGGTTCAGGTGATAGGTCTCGCCGTCTCTAGCGGTGTATTTCAGGCGCACGGTCTGGGCCTTGATCGTGATGCCGCGCTCGCGCTCGAGCTCCATATTGTCGAGCACCTGCTCCTGCATCTCGCGCTCGGTGAGGCCACCGCAGGTCTGGATCATCCGGTCGGCCAGGGTCGATTTCCCATGGTCGATATGGGCGACGATCGAGAAATTGCGGATGTGGGAGAGGTCAGTCATTCAACGCTAGCCAAATCAAAGAACGAAACATGAAAATTGGTTGTCACAATTGCCGGCACATGCTGTGTGAAAAGCGGGGATAAGTCTCATATTCGGGGTTTCAGGAATAGTTCAAGGACTAATTACGGGAGTTATATGACACATTGGTTTCATTATTTTACGTTATAAAACAAATATTTATGTTCCTTATCACCACAATCCACCGACTTGTCATATTCACGGATGCGACCGTCATCCCACTGTCATTTTATCCACAGCAACCTGTGGGCAATCAGCGCGGGAGAACACCCCCCGCAAATCCCGTCCCGCGGCCCGTAACGCCACACTTCGGGGACCCTGGACACCTCTGCCGCTCAAACTGGTTGGATAGATGGATGTTCTCGACCCATCTGTCCAGCGCGAAGTCACGCGTCCGGCCCTGCATCGGCCAACACGCCAGGCGTGTTACCCCCGCAGACTTCCGCCGGTCGCCTTCTCGACGGCCGCGACGATCTTCGCGGCGATCTTGTCGATTTCCTCGTCGGTGAGGGTCGCCTCGACCGGCTGCAACGTGACCTGGATCGCCAGCGATTTCTTGCCGTCCTCAATATTCTTGCCGTCATAGACGTCAAACAGATCGACACCCGAAATCAGGTCGCGCTCGGCACCGCGCGCGGCGCGGATCACGTTGCCCGCCTCGACATCCGTGTCGACCATGAACGCGAAATCACGCCGCACCGGCTGCAGCGCCGACAGGTGCAGCGGTGGCCGGGCCGCGCCCTTGTCCTTGCGGTCGGGCAGCGCATCGAGGAACACCTCGAAGCCGATCGAGGGGCCGCGCACGTCGAGCTTGCGCAGGACACCGGGATGAATCTCGCCGAACCAGGCCAGCACGTTCTTGCCGAGGCGCAGCCCGCTCGAGCGGCCCGGGTGATACCAGGCCGGCGCGTCGCGGCTGACCTGGAGATTGGCCGTGGGCGCACCGGCGGCGTCCAGCGCGGCCAGCGCATCGGCCTTGGCATCGAGCGCGTCGGCGGCGCGCGCCGCACCGGACCAGTGGGGCGGGTGGGCGTTGCCGTGGCGTACGCCGGCGGCGACCAGAAGCTGGCCGTCGGGGCTGGCATTGCGATAGGCAGGGCCAAGCTCGAACAGGCCCAGATCGGCGAAACCCCGGTCGGCGTTGCGCCCGGCGGCGAGCAACAGATTGCCCAGGATCGATGGTCGCATCGCGTCCAGCTCGCTGGAAATCGGATTGGCCAGCATCAGATCGTCCATGCTGATTTCAGCACCCGCGAAAAGCTCGGCTTGCCCGCGACCCATGAAGGACCAGGTCACGGCCTCGTCGAGGCCCTGTGCGGCGAGCGATCGGCGCACCCGGCTGGCGCGCAATTGCGACGGCGTGATCGCGGCGGGCGGCAGTGCTGTGTCGCGGTCGAGCGAGACCGGCGCGATCTCGTCGAAGCCATGAATACGCGTGATTTCCTCGACCAGGTCCGGCTCGCCATGCACGTCCGGCCGCCAGGGCGGCACGGCGGCGGTAATGATGTCGCCTTTGGTCTCGGTCTCGAAACCAAGCCCATTCAGAATTTCCGCCTGGCGCGCGGGCGCGATTTCCACGCCGCCCAGGGTCGCGACGCGGTTTGTTCGTAGTTCGATCTTGTGCTGCCAGTCCGGCATGGACCCGGCGGTGACATGCGCGCTCGTCTCGCCGCCACAGAATTCGAGGATCATGCGGGTGGCGACATCCGCACCCCAGTTCGCGGATTCCGGATCGACCCCACGCTCGAACCGGTAGCGGGCATCGGAATCGATCGCCAGTTTGCGGCCGGTTGTCGCGACAGAGACCGGGTCAAACAACGCCACTTCAAGGAACACATCGGTGGTCTCTTCGGTGCAGCTCGAATCGAGCCCGCCCATGACGCCGGCGACCGCCTCGGCCTTGTCGCCGTCGCCGATCACGGTCATCTCGCCGTCGAGCGTGTATTCCCGCTCGACCAGGGCCATGAAATCCTCGCCGTCGCGGGCGCGTCGCATGGTCAGCGTGTTGGAACCGAGCTTGCCCGCATCGAACACATGCAACGGTCGGCCGAGATCGATGGAGACATAGTTCGTCACATCGACCAGTGCGGAGATCGGCCGCAGGCCAATGGCGCGCAGGCGGTCCTGCACCCATTGGGGCGACGGCCGGTTGGTCACGCCACGGAAATGTCGGCCCACCACATAGGAACACGCATTGTCGTCATCGGCGATCGCCCAGGCGACCGGGCTGTCATAGCTGCCGTCGATAGGCGCTGCGCTGTCAAAAGGCTTGAGGCTGCCGAGCCCGGCGGCGGCCAGATCGCGGGCGATGCCGCGCACACCGGTGCAGTCGGGGCGGTTCGGCGTCAACTCGATGTCGATCACCGGATCGTCGATCCCCAGTACGCCGGCAAACGGCGCACCCAGCGGCGCGGCGTCGGGCAGCTCGATGATGCCGTCATGTTCGTCGGATAGGCCCATCTCGCGTTCGGACACGAGCATGCCATTGGACTCGACGCCGCGGATCTTGGTTTTCTTCAACTCGACATCGATACCGGGGACATACGTCCCGGCCGGGGCGAAGACGCCCTTCATGCCCGCGCGCGCATTCGGCGCACCGCAAACGACCTGGACCTGCTCCTCACCCGTATCGACGGTACAGACCTGCAACCGGTCGGCATCGGGATGGCGTTCGGCCGAGACGACATGCGCGACCGTGAAAGCCGCCAGCTTGGCGCCGGGGTCATCGACCGTGTCGACCTCGAGCCCGATGCGGATCAGCGTCTCGACGATTTCATCAACCGACGCGTCGGTCTCGAGATGGTCTTTCAGCCATGCCAGCGTGAACTTCATCGTGAAGATCCCACTGCGCGTCGTTCCCGCGAAGGCGGGAACCCATAATCGCAAACGGCTGCCCGGCCGGGCGCCTGTGTATATGGATGCCCGCCTGCGCGGGCATGACGATTAAAGTGACCCATCACAGCCCCCGCACCATGGACGGCACGGCGAGCGGCACGAAGCCGTAATGCTTGAGCCAGCGAATGTCGGCATCGAAGAAGGTGCGCAGATCGGGGATGCCATATTTCAGCATCGCGATCCGGTCGATCCCCATGCCGAAGGCGAAGCCCTGATATTTGGCTGAATCGATGCCGCCATATTCGAGCACCCTGGGATGGACCATGCCGGACCCCATGATCTCGAGCCAGTTGTCGGCCCCCTCGCCGAAATTGCCTATCTTGAGTTCGCCGCCCTCGCGCGAGCAGCCGATATCGACTTCCATCGAAGGCTCGGTGAAGGGGAAATGGCTCGGCCGGAAACGTACGGGCAGATCGGGGATGTCGAAGAAGGCCCGGCAGAAATCGATGATGCAGCCCTTGAGGTGGCCCAGATGGGTCGTCTCGTCGATGACCAGCGCCTCGATCTGGTGGAACATCGGCGTGTGGGTGGCATCGGAATCGCTGCGATAGGTCCGCCCCGGCGCGATAACCCGGATCGGCGGCTTGGCGGTTTCCATCGTGCGGATCTGCACGGGCGAGGTGTGGGTCCTCAGCACGGGCTGGGCCGCACCCTCCTGTCCTTCAAGATAGAAGGTGTCGTGCATCTGGCGGGCCGGATGCTCGGGCGGGATGTTCAGCGCCGTGAAGTTGTGGAAGTCATCCTCGATGTCCGGCCCCTCGGCGACGGTGAAGCCCATCTCGCCGAAGATCGCGATGCATTCTTCCGTCACCTGGCTGACCGGGTGCAAATGCCCACCCGGCCGCGGGCGCGGCGGCAGGGTAACATCGATGGTCTCATGGGCGAGCCGTGCCTCAAGCGCGACCGCATCGAGATCGGCCTGGCGCGACGTGATCGCCTCCTGGACCGCGTCCTTCACCCGGTTGAGGGCCTGACCCGCCTCCTTGCGGGCCTCGCCATCGAGCTGGCCCAGGCCCTTCATCTGATCGGTGATGCGGCCCTTCTTGCCAAGCGCGGACACGCGAACGGCCTCGAGCGCGTCGAGGCTGTCCGCTGCCGACACTTCTGCCAGCAGGGATGCTTGCAACTCGGTGACGTCAGGCGCGGTCATGGCGTACCCCGTTCGACCCGACTGAGCGACCCCTTGCGGGACCGGTTCAGGCGGATGCGTTGAGGGCGGCCTGCGCCTGATCGACCAGGCTCTTGAATGCCTCGGGCTCGCGGATCGCCAGATCGGACAGGACCTTGCGATCGAGCTCGATGCCGGCCTGCTTCATGCCGTTCATGAACTGGGAATAGGTCAGACCATGCTCGCGCGCACCTGCATTGATGCGCTGAATCCAGAGCGAGCGGAAGTTGCGCTTGCGGACCTTTCGATCGCGATAGGCGTATTGCAGGCCCTTCTCGACCCGCTCTTTCGCGACGCGATAGACCTTGGAATTGCGGCCCTGGTAACCCTTGGCGGCCTTGAGAACCTTCTTCCGGCGCGCGTTACGCTGGACGGTATTTTTTGCGCGTGACATCGGTTAGCCCCTCTTCGCATAGGGCATCATCGGCCGGAGAATCTTCTCATCCGACTTGGCGATGTTGCCGATCTTGCGCGCCTTGCGCTTCATGGATTGGGAGCGCTTGCGCATGCCGTGTCGCATGCCCGAAGGCTTCATTCGGATTTTGCCGGAGGCCGAGACGCGGAA is a window of Alphaproteobacteria bacterium DNA encoding:
- the rpmI gene encoding 50S ribosomal protein L35, which codes for MPKMKTKASVKKRFRVSASGKIRMKPSGMRHGMRKRSQSMKRKARKIGNIAKSDEKILRPMMPYAKRG
- the rplT gene encoding 50S ribosomal protein L20, which produces MSRAKNTVQRNARRKKVLKAAKGYQGRNSKVYRVAKERVEKGLQYAYRDRKVRKRNFRSLWIQRINAGAREHGLTYSQFMNGMKQAGIELDRKVLSDLAIREPEAFKSLVDQAQAALNASA
- the pheS gene encoding phenylalanine--tRNA ligase subunit alpha, with translation MTAPDVTELQASLLAEVSAADSLDALEAVRVSALGKKGRITDQMKGLGQLDGEARKEAGQALNRVKDAVQEAITSRQADLDAVALEARLAHETIDVTLPPRPRPGGHLHPVSQVTEECIAIFGEMGFTVAEGPDIEDDFHNFTALNIPPEHPARQMHDTFYLEGQEGAAQPVLRTHTSPVQIRTMETAKPPIRVIAPGRTYRSDSDATHTPMFHQIEALVIDETTHLGHLKGCIIDFCRAFFDIPDLPVRFRPSHFPFTEPSMEVDIGCSREGGELKIGNFGEGADNWLEIMGSGMVHPRVLEYGGIDSAKYQGFAFGMGIDRIAMLKYGIPDLRTFFDADIRWLKHYGFVPLAVPSMVRGL
- the pheT gene encoding phenylalanine--tRNA ligase subunit beta, with translation MKFTLAWLKDHLETDASVDEIVETLIRIGLEVDTVDDPGAKLAAFTVAHVVSAERHPDADRLQVCTVDTGEEQVQVVCGAPNARAGMKGVFAPAGTYVPGIDVELKKTKIRGVESNGMLVSEREMGLSDEHDGIIELPDAAPLGAPFAGVLGIDDPVIDIELTPNRPDCTGVRGIARDLAAAGLGSLKPFDSAAPIDGSYDSPVAWAIADDDNACSYVVGRHFRGVTNRPSPQWVQDRLRAIGLRPISALVDVTNYVSIDLGRPLHVFDAGKLGSNTLTMRRARDGEDFMALVEREYTLDGEMTVIGDGDKAEAVAGVMGGLDSSCTEETTDVFLEVALFDPVSVATTGRKLAIDSDARYRFERGVDPESANWGADVATRMILEFCGGETSAHVTAGSMPDWQHKIELRTNRVATLGGVEIAPARQAEILNGLGFETETKGDIITAAVPPWRPDVHGEPDLVEEITRIHGFDEIAPVSLDRDTALPPAAITPSQLRASRVRRSLAAQGLDEAVTWSFMGRGQAELFAGAEISMDDLMLANPISSELDAMRPSILGNLLLAAGRNADRGFADLGLFELGPAYRNASPDGQLLVAAGVRHGNAHPPHWSGAARAADALDAKADALAALDAAGAPTANLQVSRDAPAWYHPGRSSGLRLGKNVLAWFGEIHPGVLRKLDVRGPSIGFEVFLDALPDRKDKGAARPPLHLSALQPVRRDFAFMVDTDVEAGNVIRAARGAERDLISGVDLFDVYDGKNIEDGKKSLAIQVTLQPVEATLTDEEIDKIAAKIVAAVEKATGGSLRG
- the lepA gene encoding translation elongation factor 4; its protein translation is MTDLSHIRNFSIVAHIDHGKSTLADRMIQTCGGLTEREMQEQVLDNMELERERGITIKAQTVRLKYTARDGETYHLNLMDTPGHVDFSYEVSRSLAACEGALLVVDASQGVEAQTLANAYLAIEADLELVPVLNKVDLPAAEPDRIRQQIEDVIGLDASDAIEMSAKTGLGIDEVLEAIVTKMPPPEGDADADLQALLVDSWYDPYLGVVALMRVKHGTLKKGQKIRMMSNGRTYPVDRVGVFTPARTETGTLGPGEIGFITAQIKTVADCNVGDTITDDRAPAAAPLPGFKPSVPVVFSSLYPADTAEYEDLREALGRLHLNDASFEYEAESSAALGMGFRCGFLGLLHMEIIQQRLEREFDLEIIATAPSVVYHITLTDGEEIELHNPSDYPDVTRIETIAEPWIKASIMVPDEYLGAVLQLCTERRGEQVELTYVGGRAMAVYKLPLNEVVFDFYDRLKSISRGYASFDYELDGYRDGNLVKVDILVNGETVDALSMVVHREQAEGRGRHLCTRLKDLVPRQLFKVALQAAIGGKVIARETVGAMRKDVTSKCYGGDITRKRKLLEKQKAGKKKMRQYGNVEIPQSAFIQALRMGDE